The genomic window TTGTAATATGGTTGTTGTCTTTATTGTTGAGTGCGATCTCAGAATTTGTTGTTTTGCTCTCAGATTTTTTACATGAATAATTAAAGAAAATAAAAAATGTTATAAATGCTATAAAGTATTTCATATGGTTTGATGATTAAGGTATTAGTTGACTCCACTCTTTGCCTTTCCTAGAAATCAAATATTTAACAGAATTTCCATTCTTGTCGTGAATATTAATATTCACTCCATTATCTATCAGTTTCTTTGCAATTTGTAAATTATTGTTTTCTATCGCTACTAGTATGGGTATGTAGGTATAGTCGGTCTCAGCTACATTTGCAGCATTAATGTTTGCCCCTTTTTTAATAAGGATATTTAAAATTTCTTTTTCATTGAGTTTTACAGCCAGAGCAACGGGAGTTAGTCCTTCTTCTGTGTATATCTTGTTAAAATCCACTTTGATTGTACTTAAATATTCAACAATTTTAACCCGATTATTTTCGATCGCAACATATAGGGCGTCATATTCGTATATATCATCTGTTTTGGCCAAATTGACATCTGCTCCTTTTGATAGTAATTCTTTTACTTC from Chryseobacterium camelliae includes these protein-coding regions:
- a CDS encoding ankyrin repeat domain-containing protein, with the protein product MKKTYLLFIFIMHAGLLIACKKNDTISNNKMNSIHAEKINQFTEQSNGDTYTKLGIACKENKLSEVKELLSKGADVNLAKTDDIYEYDALYVAIENNRVKIVEYLSTIKVDFNKIYTEEGLTPVALAVKLNEKEILNILIKKGANINAANVAETDYTYIPILVAIENNNLQIAKKLIDNGVNINIHDKNGNSVKYLISRKGKEWSQLIP